In Phycisphaerae bacterium, one genomic interval encodes:
- a CDS encoding helix-turn-helix transcriptional regulator, whose translation MDIKREFGARVRELRKRAGLTQEQLAKRCGRGFVMQRIGEVERGEANCTLDTVERLARGISCEPAELFLFRPKALGKRLGLLDERLADLWNGASKEQREKAVRILNELL comes from the coding sequence ATGGACATAAAGCGAGAGTTTGGCGCCCGGGTCCGGGAGCTGCGAAAACGCGCGGGGCTGACCCAGGAGCAGCTCGCGAAGCGGTGCGGGCGGGGCTTCGTCATGCAGCGAATCGGCGAGGTCGAGCGGGGAGAGGCCAACTGCACGCTTGACACCGTCGAGAGGCTCGCGCGAGGAATCTCGTGCGAGCCGGCGGAGCTGTTCCTATTTCGACCGAAGGCGCTCGGAAAGCGGCTGGGGCTGCTGGACGAGCGGCTTGCCGACCTGTGGAATGGTGCGAGCAAGGAGCAACGCGAAAAGGCCGTCCGGATTTTGAACGAGCTACTGTGA